Below is a window of Gemmatimonadota bacterium DNA.
GGGTGAGTCCAGCACCGGAAAGCCCTGCCTCGGACTCTGCGCCGACGCCGAGCATTGGCCAGGCAATCATTGTCCAGGGATCGGCGTCCTGGCCGAGAAGATTACGCAGCAGATCTGCCGTGACCCCTCTCCCATCACCTGCAGTTAGCAAGTTCGCCAGGAAGTCTCCGGAGCCATTGTCGGAAACATCATTGGTGATCATTCCTTGGTGGGATAACGTGAATGACGACTGTCCTGACTCGAACGCGGCGCCATCAGCGCCCAAGGTATCCCTGGCAAGTGCCCGGAATGCTGTCAGCCGCTCATCGGTTGGTGGGTTGCCGTACCAATCCCGAAAAACAGTGGGGTACTTTTCGAGGATGGTCGCGTTTGAGTTGCGTTCCTCAAGGTAACCGGCTGCTTGCTTCTTGACGTATTGACGGATCACCTGGGCCAACGGTTTGAAGTCGTTGGTTACCCCCATAACCCTCCGCGCCAGCCCGTTAGCGACGTGAACCGGTTTCATCGATCGGTTTGTGGGTAGGAAGCCGAACTCCTCGTCGTAAATGCGGCGAAGAAGCAGATCTGGCGAGATAGGCACCTTCACAGTTCGTACCTCGCTGGATCGCGGTGGATCCGTACTTGCACCATTTGGTTGGTGTCGACATTTCGAATTTGAAGATCCACCATAGCTTTACGCGTCTGCTGGAGGCGATGGACTTCGTCAACCAACCGGGTTATCTTACGAGCCACGCTGCGGGACCAAGTTGAGCGACCGAGTCCGGCAGCCGCACTCTGAAGGGTGAGAAAGAGATCCCGGTCAACCAAGAGACGCGGCTGTTGGCCACGGGGGCTTAGCACAGCAAGCGCAAACTGCGTAACTCGTCGGAGTTCAGGGCGAAGCCACTTTCTAACCCATGGTGCTAGTGACGGTCCCTCGACGATCATGTTATCCGAGGGCTCACGGTGAAGCGCGACGAAAGCGGCGGGTGCTTGGACGTCGTAGCGGTGGGACTGCCAAAGAGTCAACTGAGTGTCGTCATCCATTGCATCAGGCTCGAAAAAGCGATTGATCGCTAACACCATTCTCCGCACGATCTGAGCGTCGCCTTGGGTGCCGCCATGGAGGAGTCTGTCGAATTCGTTCTCGTCGTAAGGAAGTACCTCCAGCAACTCGTGACCCGCCTCGTGTTCAAAGAAGAACCTTCTCTTTGCAACCTCAAAGAAGTGTTTGCGAAGAGACTCCCGCGATGCTGCTGGCGCAGCTGGCACGTCGGATGGGTTGATCCAGTCTTCTGGGCGGGTAGTTCCCCGCCACAACTCCTCGTCGTAACGGGGATGAGTGATTCGCGCTGGGTCAAATGCCTTTCGGACATGGCCAAATAGCGGCCCTTCCCCACCATCAAAGGCCAGATTGGCGTATACGAACTCAGTGCTGGTGCGTTCACTTAGCCGATGAATGGTGTCTCTGCCGCCTGTGATGACATAGGCAACATACCCCATAAGTTGGCGCATCGTGGTGTGGTGGCCTCGCCGACTCACCTGTTCGAGCAGCGTGGCTAGCCGGTTTTGAACGCGCTCATGCCGGAGCATTTCTATGTTCGCCTTCGCCGGGTCCAGGTCATCAAGCCCATCGATGAACCGGTCGGAAGTAAGGCGTCGAATTGCTGTCGTTGTCACCGGCATTGCTAGCACGTTCCTAAGGTTCAGATCGACAACAATCACTCGGCCTTTCTCGGGGTCAGGCGCTTCCCCGTAATAGATGGCCTCCTTCACTTGGCGAATCGCCTCTTCTACTGGTGTGAAGCCTTCTTGTCTAGCGGTACGCTGCAATTCGAACAAGGGCCACTCGTTGATTGCGAGGACAAAGGGCAGTCGCTTCTCTTCGCATGTTCGCCAGGCAGCAATGATCTCTGCGTCAGTGAATGTGTTGGCGTCAGTCAATACCATCGCGCCCTTCCGCCTTAACACAGCGCGCAACCGCTGAATGATGAAAGTCTTGCCATCACCAGGGTTGCCAGTAATGATGATCTGCCGACCATCGTCCACGGCATCAAGTATGAAGTCGTCGAGGCCGAGGTCGACGTGGATCCAGTCCAGTTCCTCGTCGGATAAGCGGTCAGCGAAGCTATTACTGTGTCGATAGAGCTTCTCGACGAAGCTAATAGATTCGTCGCTGTTAAAGAACCGCTTTGAGTCAGAGCTCACCGTTTCGTCGGTATCGCCTGAATCTTCCGACGTTGAGTAGTCCGAGAGCCGGAAGTCACTAACCACCCGGGACAGAAGGTGGTCGTCACGGCGAACGGTCCGAACTCGGTTAATCGTTTCCGGACGATCCAAGCGTGGTTTGCACCACCGCTCGAACCAGAACTTCGCGATGGCATCGGTCGTAGATGATCCCCCTGATGGCGGCAGGACATAGCGAGGCGTACGACTGAGGCCGAGCATTATATCGTCGGTGTTTGATACCAGCGGCACCGTGTACAGCAATCGGGGGGAATGATGCTTGAGGTACTCGTCGGGCGAAAGCCCAAGCGCTTCGAATCCGAGCCGCAACGAACGTAACTTAGGTGACATCCCTTCGCCGAAGAGATGGTTAACCAAGCGGCGCTTGTTATTGGCAAGTCGCGCGGCGGCAGCCAGGGAGGCTGTGGTGTCGGAGGCGAACTGTACCGTGCCATAGCTGTCAGTCTTACCCACTCGCCGGTATCGAATGTCGCCAGGCGCCTCTTCGGTCCCGATGTCGCCAGGAATGCGAATTCTGTTGTATTGGGCGGAGCCAAACGCATAGAGGCTAGAGGTAGTTAACAACGACAGAGCGGGTGTCCGGACGATTGCCCGACCAGCCATGCCGGAAGCAATCAGACTCACTCTTCC
It encodes the following:
- a CDS encoding DUF4338 domain-containing protein, which gives rise to MMTTLQTQPRPTEVKGKRLEPRRFRPRLSFGFQQDLLALAQDLEGRSLEDRVSRIRSSIDTAETHRSILRERGVPPDSLGPTMVFLASLRVLRDLTLQGWIAGADCDGIFILPPSITSKGADPSEVKKSLRNSFQFVLADQLLTPSVEAFVRRMEARGIAAVFADGPELASRLERAKRDGNANQVMRPVLELVDVNARDRVTGLRLQEIWRYARLQWSIPYQQTPGRNLRYLIRDELGPNRPIIGIAGLGNAVLGLSQRDTALGWSVSALTKRLDNSTPTDQRDLARHLVAFARAEVKRVYSRDLEWAELPTTKRIQYLEQVEAASDDARKVALAEAGDERTTEYKMIRRAHNLVQSGKADEVDWVEIAETHLYRRKRAAHLADTLRAINAFERGRIEHEPLALRALLATEEGRRAVEIVFRRIKQQAIAENIMEITTCGAVAPYQKVLGGKLVAMLMASPQIVADFGKRYRGRVSLIASGMAGRAIVRTPALSLLTTSSLYAFGSAQYNRIRIPGDIGTEEAPGDIRYRRVGKTDSYGTVQFASDTTASLAAAARLANNKRRLVNHLFGEGMSPKLRSLRLGFEALGLSPDEYLKHHSPRLLYTVPLVSNTDDIMLGLSRTPRYVLPPSGGSSTTDAIAKFWFERWCKPRLDRPETINRVRTVRRDDHLLSRVVSDFRLSDYSTSEDSGDTDETVSSDSKRFFNSDESISFVEKLYRHSNSFADRLSDEELDWIHVDLGLDDFILDAVDDGRQIIITGNPGDGKTFIIQRLRAVLRRKGAMVLTDANTFTDAEIIAAWRTCEEKRLPFVLAINEWPLFELQRTARQEGFTPVEEAIRQVKEAIYYGEAPDPEKGRVIVVDLNLRNVLAMPVTTTAIRRLTSDRFIDGLDDLDPAKANIEMLRHERVQNRLATLLEQVSRRGHHTTMRQLMGYVAYVITGGRDTIHRLSERTSTEFVYANLAFDGGEGPLFGHVRKAFDPARITHPRYDEELWRGTTRPEDWINPSDVPAAPAASRESLRKHFFEVAKRRFFFEHEAGHELLEVLPYDENEFDRLLHGGTQGDAQIVRRMVLAINRFFEPDAMDDDTQLTLWQSHRYDVQAPAAFVALHREPSDNMIVEGPSLAPWVRKWLRPELRRVTQFALAVLSPRGQQPRLLVDRDLFLTLQSAAAGLGRSTWSRSVARKITRLVDEVHRLQQTRKAMVDLQIRNVDTNQMVQVRIHRDPARYEL